From the Trifolium pratense cultivar HEN17-A07 linkage group LG4, ARS_RC_1.1, whole genome shotgun sequence genome, the window tCCCTTAAAGGAAATATGTATCGTAGTTGTTGTTTATATTATTCTCcactaaaagaaatataaagttgatggaaattaatttttctatggGATATATAAAAGATGTTTTGAGATTTCCCGGAAAAATATATGTTCCCgtagaaattacaataaaaaataatcttcaTATTGATGTATATGTTGAAATATAGGCCAcgtagaaattttaaaaaaatagactttcgtattaatatatgaatagaaatataaaccacagtataaattacaaaattaaaatagatcctCGTATAATATATTAGAAGAAATATGATAATCTTTATCTCTCGTCATCTCTCAAATTATTTTGAGGTTTCGTCAAAAGGCcactgggtatgggtcaaattgtcatctCTAGTATCAATATATGGGTAGAAATATAGACTACAatacaaataacaaaaaaaaaaaatgattcccgtattaatatttaaacataaatatagGTTCccgttgaatttttttaaaataaatagtcTCCCTATTAATATATGACTTAAAATATAGATtccgtaaaaattataaaataaatagatctctgtattaatatatgagtaaaaatatagaactaagtaaaaattataaaaacaaatcattcGTATTAATgcctaattaaaaatatatattcccgtagaaattacaataaaaaaataggccCATATTGTTGTATATGTTGAATTATAGGCCAcgtataaattttgaaaaaatagattttcgtattaatatatgagtagaaatataaatcacatgataaattacaaaattaaaatggatccccatattaatatattagaagaaatatgataatatgtgcccaaaaaaaagaagaagaaatatgaTAATCTTTACCTCTGGTCATCTCTCAAATTGATGAACAAATCTGGAAAATAAAAGCAATCATTGTGAAATAAATTCTTAATCAAAGACAATATTTATAGCTGGAGAGATAGGAAAGACAATATTTTTGGCTCTGCCTATGAAACacagacaccggacacgacacggacactgacacgtcgacaccgataaaattttggaaaaatgacataatttagtgtaatcataagtgtcggtgccggacacggacaccgacacgtgtccgacacggacacgcctaatctaagAAGTGTCTGTGTCCGTTATAATAAATTTTAGCTAattagaataatttttataacaatggacccaaaaaaaaaatatataacaacttGTATTAGAGTTATAAATTGTGTATAAGGtaattatagtattttaataataaaaaggaTACTTGTGTCAAAAATCTGAGTCAAGAACTGTATTTTTACATTAACATCGAGAattttctttctcaaatttTACTTAAAGATTAATAGCTTGTTTAAGCAACAATTTGAAGGCAttgaaattcatttttgtctaCCTCTTGTAAACTCATCAACGCTAATTTTAATAGCTTCTTTGGGcaagttttgaataattttagtATACTAATAACCAATTCCAGCCATGATTTTGTGTATGACAGCTGAaaaaagataatattttttttgaatagcaAAAGATTTATTAATCAACAGTCAAGACACAAGAAGTACCAAGAGAGggcaaacaaaataaaaacaaactaaGAAAGGGAGGATTTTCACTCTAAAACAGAGGCAAAAACGCCTCCCCCCACCAACCAGACAGCCAACATCAAAACACTATGTCTAAAAAACTATCAACAATAAAAGTCGGGCTCTCGATTCCATTCATAAAAAAGACACGGAGAAATCTTTAATCTCTCCAAACTCCATTTCCACGAAGTCACTTTCACCTCCTTTATAATATCTAAAGGCTCCATCACAATATTATTAAAAACCTTCTTGTTCCTCGCTTTCCAAATCGACCAAAGCACCGAATGCCACACCAATCTAAAACCTTTTCTTGACTTTTTAGATAAGGCCGCTTCTCCAAAACAATCAAAAAGATAGAAAAATTTTGGCGGCATCACAATCAACACCCCTAACCACTTGAAGATTGCATATACCAAACAACATGGGCCACTTTACAATGCATTAATAAATGTCTCGAAGTTTCCGGCGAATCATCACACCACACACAATTACCACCCATATCATGATTAATGATACCTCTCAACAAAAGATTTTCCTTCATCGGGACTCGATCATAAAGAAGTTGCCAAGAGAAAGCTagcacaaaaaatataataagggtcttgttaacatgtgcatatagggcatatgataaggtatcttaatatagaaatttaatatttaatgatataagaaatttaatgtttaaaaagttaaaatgcgCAAATTTTAAGACATAATTtgtatttttactaccttaacatgtgccatatatgcacatgttaacattctccatataATAATTGTACATAAAAGTTGCGAAATTTGGAGATGGTAAGTTAAAATACAACTTTTAATCTTAACCACATAAAAACATATAAGCCAAAGAAATATTTTGTGCCCCCGTCacgaaaaataattttttttaagccatacataaaaaaattacatgataaATGAGAAATATATTATGAATACAAATACTTAATGGAAAAAACACTACTAACAATgtgccaaagaaaaaaaaacactatcttaacaacaaaaaaaaaaatgacttaacAAAATAGTTTGCAATCTACTTCTTATACACTAAATCTAAACATCTCATTATCTCAAAGCCTTTTGCAATGCTTCATAACGTGGCTCTTCTTTGTATGAGTTACCATTTTTACTTACTTCGTCCCTCGATCTGAAATAAAACGCAATAgaatatataaaaatcaaaacttcacataatttgataaaagaaaataaatataaagacaataaagatatatttgaaaaatcatATATACGAAAGCTATGGGTCTATTTGGTATGATGGAAAAAAGTAGgggaaaaaaattacacaaatcaaaaaatgaatttggactaaaaATACATGTTCATAAAAACGCATCATGCTAAGCAATCAGAATATAAAATCTATCCAAGCACATCACAGTGACACCACGAAGGGATCAAAAAGAAAGTAGCAGCAAGACAGGTTACTAAGAAATCACAGCTTCAGCTGCACTTGCATAAAAGGTCGACAATATTTCACCTGAAACCAAGAAATTAAACATTGAACttagtaccaaaaaaaattagtcaaacaaaaaaaattaaaaagaacttAGTACAATATCACTTGTGATCTTTGATTCATTATTACTCAAAAATCCTTTCAAACACTTATCAGAATAGCAAAGCaccaaagagaaagaaaaaaaaaatacaggttTAGGTgggtgtattcaattaggatttcaatgaattttaaaagatttttttatgatgacaaAATCCTGTgatattcaattaggattttaaaagactttaaaaaagtctggtggtattcaattatgattttaaaagactttaaaaaagtctagtgATATTCAACCAAGACTctttacaacttacaaaaagtcttgtggtattcaaaagtattttaatttcgatggattgtttaaaaaataggattttaatggattttgatggactttttagtgaattttgagctacaaaaagtctttcctcatatcatgagattttgatggattctcattttttttatttctttcacctttcctcatgtttctatttcatgtttcctgattatctcatgttttttataatcGCTAATATTTTCTCCCTACCTCTCTATTGCCGTCGGAACTCATCAGTTCAAAATATGTTCTTCTCTTACAATTTGCTATATTATCCatacatataattataaacCTCTAACATAATTTTACTGAGTTTCTTCTCTTACAAGTGGAATGGATTATATATACTTTTCAATCAATTATAACTTGTGTTAGATCAAAAATTTCAACGTATATCACTCACAAAAAACGATTTGTTATATTGTTCAATAATCATCACACATATACCACTCTCAAAATTCTtcaacataacttttttttttttgtttttgtaccaatttaacgtgtaattttttttcccatctgttatgtttttatttttttttgttttcttgattcattgatttttattttcttatattgattaattgttattattaatattggatgttattttaggaaatcaataactttgtttctttttttaaaaaaaatttactgaatcatttgaaatcataaaaatccataaagtaCTCTAAAATCTAGAAAATCTGTGTAATCAATTCTTTAAAGTCTTGATTTAAAAATCGTGATTGTTGAAAATGTCATTTAAAATCCCACAAAGTCAATACAATCCCACAAAatcttcaagacttttttttgttaaaatagtcCTTTGAAATCCCAATTTCGAGAATACTAACCGTGATGTTAGACTCAAAAATactatttatagacaaagatgtatctcaaaataattatccccttaaattattataaccaaaaaaaattgaccatTAATATTCATCcattagcttataaaaaaaataaaaattcaatttggtaatcaaaataaaaaatcgaccattaatattcattcatttttacatttcaatttgAAATTGGAATGGGAATTAGATTATGACAACATGGTTATTAAATTAGGAAAATGCGTTTATTAAATTAGGAAAATAACTTAGTAAGGTTGTTTTGATCGTGATGAATAGAAACTTGGTGTAGACAGTTTATTTATAGATGCAGtatattttaattacttttttattttgttacatgTAGTAGTATTGTTAGGTAATATTGGCAATAATTCCCATGTTATTAATGCAATTAGATGCAGTACATTGTACCGTACACAGTCAACAATCATATAGTAATCCAattctttaattttgtttactGTAGTATCGATCAGAATTTAAGGCAATAATcatatttgatcaataatttagaTGAAGTACATTGTACATAGTCAACAATCATATAGTAATCCAATTctttaagggtcttgttaacgtGTGCcctagggcacatgttaagatatatcaaaatagaaattcatcatttaatgatacaagaaatttaatgcttcaaaagtcaaaatgcacaaattaacatttaataatttctatttttgcttccttaacatgtgccttaagggcacaagttaataTTCTCcattctttaattttctttactGTAGTATTGACAATATTTAAGGCAataatcatataatcatatttgaTCAGCAATTTCTAAATATATTCCAAATATATGCGAGTGATATTTCTCTATTCATAATTgcgaaaataatatatatatatatatatatatatatatatatatatatatatatatatatatatatatatatatatataataaaggatgattaataatagtaatttcTATTCATCACATTTTAGTAATTTACGGTTACAAATTATTTGTAATTCAATTAATTTCTATTCACGGTAATTTCTATTCATCACATTTTAATTTCTATACTAAAGTCACATTTTAGAATCAaccatattttttgttaattgaaTTGTATATGCCGCAATACAATTACGGTGCagttaaaaacaaaatgtataacgattttattttatattttatataataaatcactatgtaGACAactgaatttattttataatcaaTACAATTCAATACAGTACAGTACAGACGATTAATTAATCGTGCTTAAACTGCAATATATTAAACGATctttacaatataaaaaaacattaaacgATTTTAAGGTATAGGTCAATTTACATTTccgtttttaaaataaatgttcacGATTAATTCAACACAATTCTGTTTTAAACTGCAATAAATTAAacgattttatttaatataatactgtaaataataaaacactaattgaatttctgtttttgctttttgtttttttttggtacaaagtttttgtttttatttactagaaaaataaatttagttaatCGGCAATTGTATCTCGAAGTAGGGTTACTTGgataccataaaaaaaatttaaaaaaaaaatgctaccATTGTAAAATGGAATTATGCAACCAGTTCGACATATAAtgcattaataatttttgattGTGACAATAAtgcattaataatttttgattGTGACAATAATGCATTAATaacttccttcaaaaaaaaaaaaataatgcattAATAACTATTTAATGTAGAAAACCGAAAAAAATCTGTATTTAATGTTGAACATGTGCTCAACAATGCCTATATAAACATAGTACGTACTTCTAAACtttatcaaaaaacaaaataaacattgttcgaaaaaaatattgtttgaaAAAGATGGGATCAACAAGAAATTTCTCTTTGATATTGGCATTCATTTTTGCTTTTTTTCTCATTGCATCAGGTCTAAAATCAACAGgtaattttagatatttttatttttacttctaCTATAGCTTAGTTTACCCTTCAGTttaagaaaaattgataaattgttTGTCTATGTAGATATGCCTATGGAATCACAAGCCAGGAGAATGACTAGACAGGTTCCAAAGTGCGTCAGTGATAGTGATTGTCACATTAAATGTGATTGTGCTGGAAAGACTACATGTGAGACAACTCATCCCCGATGTGAACACGGTGACTGTGTATGTGGTAACTGAGTAATGGCTTATTGGAAAATAACAATCGTTTTAGATGGAGATAATAAGTATTTATTGGAAGGGTTACTGCACcatattttgtattaaaatgttacaaaaattaaataaaattcttgtgttattttaattttcactagcattttcaatttttgttgcaTAATATCTAAATATTAATTGGAACATTTTATCTATCTTTTCTATGTAATTCAAAGAGGGAGAAAAACATGTTTGTTAGTTGTCTATCATAATCTCATCAACCAGAATGGAATAATCAATCAACCGATCCATTTTATCCACCGGTCTGAGAACTACATTTGTTTTGTATCATAATGCCTCGAAGATAAGTTATAAACTTTACTGATATCTAGTTTGAGAGCTACATGTACATTTTCGCCTACATAAAAATGACCGCTTTGAAAGGGCTTAAATGGGACGAATCTAAATGCAACGAGCTGCCCGCTTTGCCACCACTAGTTCAAAGTAAAAAATACTTTACGATTCAAAGCAATGTTGTTAAAATTacgatttaaattttaaaatctaaAGATTTCACATTTCTAGATCATCATTTTGAGTTAAATCGCAGGTATAAATTAATGTTTTTGGGTAAAATCATAGCTTGGAACATTTTAAACGATTTAAATTGCTCTAATATCGATGGAATCATGTAAAATCGTTGGTTTTTACTCTTTGACATGATTTTACTTTTacctgtattttttttatgttgcaAATTTTTAAAAGCCCATTATATTTATGGATGTAACTATGATGATTTGGTCCGTAACTTTTTTATATAGTTGAcccaaatttataaatattactatattttatcaggctgaaattttaaattattaatacatttataatattatataaatatgtaatttaaataaatttaacattattttaataaaaggtACTGTAATATTGACGATTTTACGTTTTAATTTTACCTATACAAAACTGGTGAAgataaaaattacaatattttttttttcttttggttttcactacagtttaatctgattcgggggtcGGTTCTGACATAAAGTAATTCCAATTTTAgactttatatttatttttcctttagaCAAAATCTATATCATTCAATCGGATATTGcctaaaaaaaaacatcattcaACCCTATCTTAATTTACGAGGAAAGTAGGCTAGGCTAGGCATATACCACACCACTAACAAatcttcttatttttattttttacgtaAACaaatcttttattattattcataaataaaagataaagtaaaatctttttatttaaaaaccaaaacaaatctaaaaataaaacttgCTCGCTACGTAGAAGATCCAAGTTTGTTTCGGTACTAGCAGCTGTATGCCCattgtttttttattcactCACTAGTTTCTAACTTCCACAATTGATCAGGGTTTTAGAAAACGTGAATAACAAACGTTATCCAAAATTTATCATGTCTAGTCTACAACAAGAAAGATCACTCTCAAGAGTAACAACGGCTAGACCTTTGAAATCGACGAGACGGTGGCGATGGAATCACAAACAATCAAGCACATGATCGAGGACAATTGTGCCGACGACACTGGAATCCCTGTTCCAATCGTAACCGGCAAGATCTTGGCAAAGGTTATTGAGTATTGTAAGAAACATGTTGAAGTTGCAAGTTCCGAAGAAGAAAAACCTCGTAATGAGGATGATCTTAAGGCATGGGACCTTGATTTCATCAAGGTTGATCAAGCTACGCTCTTCGAACTCATCCTAGCTGCAAATTATTTGAACATCAAGAATTTATTGGATCTTACATGACAGGCTGTAGCAGACATGATCAAGGGTAAAACACCGGAGGAGATTCGCAAAGTTTTCAACATTAAGAATGACTTCTCTCCGGAGGAAGAGGCGGAAGTTCGTCGGGAAAATCAATGGGCTTTTGAgtgattatatattttttaacatcTTACCATCTCAGTCATGTGGACTTCTCTTTTATGCTTTGcttagttgtttttatttttatttgacatTTAGAATTATATATTGCTTAGTACTTTTATTCTTTTCAGTTTATATTAAACAAAGATATGTACCTCTAAAACATAAAGAGATCAATGATTATAAACTTTTGGAATGAAAACTTCAGTTATTAGTATTATTGAATgatcttgtaaaaaaatattattaataatttagacTAGAGATTCCAATATTTGGAATTTAGCTTAGCAAAAAAAATACTGATTAAATGTGACTTGATTAAAAACATTTTGATTACGTATCATCCCAGGCTTTGATACTGAGACAAGAACAAAGTAAACTTAGCAAGCTGGCATTGCATAAAAATTGATGTTTGAATTCTCTTCTTATTGGTTGCAAAGAGGGAAAATTGTATCAAATTGACAATTTGTATCTCTCTCTTAGATATGTTGCCTCTAATACCCTGTTTGGGGTTGGTGCCTTCCATATTTCCCCCCACAATTCTCCACCATGTGTCCTCGATGGTCCACAAGTTGGCCAAAAGCTTTGTTATTATCCCCCAAAAGGTGATAGGTGTCGACCTTATTGAGTACTTAGAGAAAAATGGCGAGTACTCGTCATTTTTCTCTGAATGCTAAACAAATCTATATTGAAATAATGGAGTAGTATATCTTTCTTCCATTTCTTTACCTCAACGCCAATGAGCGATCACTCACACAAGAGGTATCTATTTAAACAAATTTAGGGTCGGTGTTTCCTTGTAgttttactccctccggtccttattataaggaacactttgaaaaaatcacacagaccaatgaagcacatttaacatagttattttcatttaatactcttataaattttaatttattccatgtatacccttatttaattactctttattcaactaacttacttatttttaaattctctctcataataaataagggcataagtgaaattgaacatttaaaacatttgaaaattggtcaaagtttcttataaaaaggaccaaattttttgccctaagtgttccttataaaaaggaccggagggagtatttgctTGTTTGCTTTTCAGTCTTATATTAGAGATTGTTAGATTCTGGTGAAGTGTATATGTAATACCTCTTTGTTGTTCTAAACCCTGTCGtgtgaaaaaaacaaaattagggTTACCTTCAATGGTTCTTTGAATCTAAAGAACAAACGATTATCTTCAATGTTTTTGTGAATCTGAAGAGTGAACATAGATTTAGGGTTTTGTGAAGATTGAATCTGAGTGTGCGCGGTGAAGATTGAATTGTTTTGTGAAGAATGAATTAACAATTACTATTTTGTAAGAGAGAACGAGTGAGAGAGCATGTGTGGAAATGAATGAGTGagatataaagaaaataaagaattaaaattgaataaataaataaattctgtAGGTAAAACTATTCTCCAGCTACTTTGAAAAATGACTTTGGGTTACAAGGCGATTTTATAGTAGTGACATGACCCACAACCAGGGACGGGTTTAAGGGTGGCAAGGGTGAGCTTTGGCCCCTCCCTCCCACCCCTaatgtatatactatatactatatatttaaagttgttattttatacataattattattaatagacTATAATTGTTATGTATAATATATCATAGTGTAAATTAATTctataaataaatcaatgtaaaatagttttatatcgGTATAATTTGATTCCTATTTACATAAATTACAACtacattttatgtaatatttattaaaaaagaaatggtCTGCCCCCCGTTTAGTTAGTTTCTCGATCCGTCAATGCGCGCAACAACAAATTTTTCTATcgtaaaaataggaacaaactattttttttgaaataaaaaaaaaactttagtttttcaaatatatataaaaaagtatactgaaaaaaataacaataactaACAAAGGGTATAAATGACAAATCGTATCCTTAAAATACAAACTGCACAGTTCATTAGAAACGCTAAATATGATAGAActgaacattttaaaaaaacagaggaagtataattttaatttaagttttggttcaaaaaaaaattaagtttaaaataaaattcttatcTAATCCTTAAAAACAACTgtaacatattaaaataaaccTTAAACGAATTCTAATTCAATTTTcagttaaattaatttaaaaaattaaactactttaaaaattatctttaatatttaatttttttttcaagaaaaagataaaacaatcaatatttaatttattcaaaaagaaaatgatatgAATTATCTTCccgtagaagaaaaaaaatcttacacaaaaaaaaataaatagaaatctgttttgtttttataaactgtttttttttaatgtaaaatatcAAATCTTTTTAATTCTAGATCAAATCTTTTTAATTCTAGATCAAATctaaagttaaaacaaacttTTGCGTTCACCAAGTAACGCTAGTTGCAATCAAATAGCAGTATAAATAGTACTCACGCcacttaatttttttcattcagTTCTCTCACTAAGTTTCAAACTCAAAAGAGAGACAACAAGCAACatccaaaattcaaaatcatccAATTCATCATGTCATCATCAACGAAGAAGATCACCCTGAAGTGTCGTGATGGTGAAACATTTGAGATCGACGAGGTGGTTGCGTTGGAATCACAAACAATCAAGCATATGATCGAGGACGATTGTGCTGACAGTGGAATCCCTCTTCCGAATGTAGACGGCAAGATTTTGGCGAAGGTTATTGAATATTGCAAAAAACATGTTCAAGGTGCCAGTTCTGAAGAAGAAAAACCTATTAGTAACGATGATCTTAAAGCATGGGACGATGATTTCGTCAAAGTTGATCAGTGTACACTCTTCGAACTCATTCTGGCTGCAAATTATTTGGACATCAAGAGTTTGTTGGATTGTTTATGTCAGGCTGCAGCAGACATGATCAAGGATAAGACACCGGAGGAGGTTCGCAAGATTTTCAACATAGAGAATGACTTCCATCCGGAGGAAGAGGCGGAAGTTCGTCGGGAAAATCAATGGGCTTTTGATTGATTATAATTTAACATCTTACAAGTCATGttgacttcttttttttctatGCTTtcgttattttttatttgacattTAGAATTATATATGCTTAATTAGTACTTTTACTATTTTCAGTttatatctatttttatttcagTTTATATGCTTGCATCTTGGTGATGAATCTGAATATCAACAATTCATtagtaaaacaaaattaatggtAGCAAGTAGCAACACATTGTAACCTTGTTTTTATCACACtcttcaatttgaaatttgtttaaatttaaatcCTACCTAAATACTGTATTACTGTATAAATTTTTATACAAGCAGAACATATAAGCTCTGTTTGGCAATGCCaaatttgagcttatagcttttagcttataagctgaTATGATAAATTGATACGTCTGACAATCGATCTTTGAAATCAACAACGCAATGGCATTGGAGTGGCAAACGATCAAGCACATGATCGAGGACAATTGTGCCAATGACACTAAAATCCTTGTTCCCTACGTAATCGGGAAAATTTTGAGTGAACGTTATTGAGTATTGTAAGAAGCATGTTGATGCTGCAAGTTCCGAAGAAAAACCTTTTGATGAAGAATGGTCTTAAGCCTTGAACACTGAATTTGTCAAGGTTTATTATATGTATAAGATTGTCGCTGACATGATGAAGCGTAGAAGCCCGAGGAGAATCGCATGATTTTCAACATTGTGAATGATTACGGTCCAGATGAAGAGGAACAAATTCGTCTCGAAAAACAATGAGCATTTGAATGATTATATAACTAATTATTACATAGTTTAAAGTTGATTAAGGATATATAGAGCCATAGTTTAGACTTTAGAGTTCAAATTAGTTCTCAAAGAAATTGATTCTTGATTTCATGTTTGAAACTATTAATAATGCTACAGTTTGTGTGTCTATATTTTAGAACACAAAAGTCTAAAAATTTATCATGTCATAATGTTGGTTATATATGTGTGGCATGACGAAATTTAGAGACATTCAAAGAAATTTCAAACCAAAGCCACGCCTCTAATGAAAACTAAAAAGCTTGCTTGAAGACATGCAGCAAATGTAGTTAAGCATGGATAAAACAGGAGCTTAGCTGCTCTGTGTAGTACCCATGCCTCAAGAGCTTACACAAAAGCCATTGTTCTTATAAGGCCTTCCAAGACAAGAGTATAATAGTTATGGCCTAATTGAGTTACTTGATTAGCAAGTAATCATTCTCTAACACTGAATAACTAAAAACAGATACATGTTCTGATTGGCTCCTCATCATGAGTCATGAATGATGATGTTTGCATTTGACTCCATATTCCAATGAATGAGAGTTAGAGACGCAGCAAAGAGAGAGATACATACATACTAGCCAAAAAGAGGGTAGCTTCTTCCAGTTGAGAGACCAGACGCCGGATAGAGTTTAACACTTTTGCATCATTTAAACACTCTTAAACTAAAAGTTGCAATTTATTTGCAATATCTGTTTTTCAAGTAGTCTAGTAgttagaattttactttttaaaagcgAATAACTGAATATAACAAGGTTCAAAGTCCG encodes:
- the LOC123923349 gene encoding SKP1-like protein 1A → MSSSTKKITLKCRDGETFEIDEVVALESQTIKHMIEDDCADSGIPLPNVDGKILAKVIEYCKKHVQGASSEEEKPISNDDLKAWDDDFVKVDQCTLFELILAANYLDIKSLLDCLCQAAADMIKDKTPEEVRKIFNIENDFHPEEEAEVRRENQWAFD